A single region of the Trachemys scripta elegans isolate TJP31775 chromosome 19, CAS_Tse_1.0, whole genome shotgun sequence genome encodes:
- the KLHL17 gene encoding kelch-like protein 17, whose protein sequence is MEGGMQLLNRDGHSISHNSKRHYHDAFVCMNRMRQRGLLCDIVLHVGTKEIKAHKVVLASCSPYFHAMFTNEMSESRQTHVTLHDIDPQALDQLVQYAYTAEIVVGEGNVQTLLPAASLLQLNGVRDACCKFLLSQLDPSNCLGIRGFADTHSCSDLLKSAHKYVLQHFVEVSKTEEFMLLPLKQVLDLISSDSLNVPSEEEVYRAVLSWVKHDVDSRRQHVPRLMKCVRLPLLSRDFLMSNVDTELLVRHHSECKDLLIEALKYHLMPEQRGVLGNSRTRPRRCEGASTVLFAVGGGSLFAIHGDCEAYDTRTDRWHMVASMSTRRARVGVAAIGNKLYAVGGYDGTSDLATVESYDPVTNSWQPEVSMGTRRSCLGVAALHGLLYAAGGYDGASCLNSAERYDPLTGTWTSIAAMSTRRRYVRVATLDGNLYAVGGYDSSSHLATVEKYEPQINTWTPIANMLSRRSSAGVAVLEGMLYVAGGNDGTSCLNSVERYNPKTNTWESVAPMNIRRSTHDLVAMDGWLYAVGGNDGSSSLNSIEKYNPRTNKWVAASCMFTRRSSVGVAVLELLNFPPPSSPTLSVSSTSL, encoded by the exons ATGGAGGGCGGCATGCAGCTCCTCAACCGGGACGGccacagcatctcccacaattccaAGCGCCACTACCACGACGCCTTCGTGTGCATGAACCGCATGCGGCAGCGGGGCCTGCTGTGCGACATCGTGCTGCACGTGGGCACCAAGGAGATCAAGGCCCACAAGGTGGTGCTGGCCTCCTGCAGCCCCTACTTCCACGCCATGTTCACAA ATGAGATGAGCGAAAGCCGCCAGACCCATGTGACGCTGCACGACATAGACCCGCAGGCCCTGGATCAGCTGGTGCAATATGCCTACACTGCGGAGATCGTGGTGGGTGAAGGGAATGTGCAG ACGCTGCTTCCAGCCGCCAGCCTCCTCCAGCTCAACGGCGTGCGGGACGCCTGCTGCAAGTTCCTGCTGAGTCAGCTGGACCCGTCCAACTGCCTGGGCATCCGGGGCTTCGCCGACACGCACTCCTGCAGCGACCTGCTCAAGTCCGCCCACAAGTACGTCCTCCAGCACTTCGTGGAGGTGTCCAAGACGGAGGAGTTCATGCTGCTGCCGCTCAAGCAG gtgctggacctcatctcTAGTGACAGCCTCAACGTGCCATCCGAGGAAGAGGTGTACCGGGCCGTGCTGAGCTGGGTCAAACACGACGTGGACAGCAGGAGGCAGCACGTCCCCAGG CTCATGAAGTGCGTCCGGCTGCCCCTGCTGAGCCGGGACTTCCTGATGAGCAACGTGGACACGGAGCTCCTGGTCCGGCACCACTCGGAGTGCAAGGACCTGCTGATCGAGGCCCTCAAGTACCACCTCATGCCGGAGCAGAGAGGGGTCCTCGGCAACAGCAGGACCCGGCCCCGGCGGTGCGAGGGGGCCAGCACCGTGCTCTTCGCCGTGG GTGGGGGGAGCCTATTCGCCATCCACGGAGACTGCGAAGCCTATGACACGCGGACGGATCGGTGGCACATGGTGGCCTCCATGTCGACCCGGAGGGCCAGGGTGGGCGTGGCTGCCATCGGAAACAAGCTGTACGCGGTGGGCGG TTACGACGGGACCTCCGACCTGGCCACAGTGGAGTCGTACGACCCGGTTACCAACTCCTGGCAGCCGGAGGTGTCCATGGGCACCAGGCGCAGCTGTCTGGGGGTGGCAGCGCTTCACGGGCTCCTCTACGCAGCAGGGGGATATGACGGGGCCTCCTGTCTGAACAG CGCCGAGCGGTACGACCCCCTGACGGGCACCTGGACCTCGATCGCCGCCATGAGCACCAGGAGGCGATACGTCCGGGTGGCAACACTAG ATGGCAATCTCTACGCTGTGGGGGGATATGACAGCTCATCCCACTTAGCCACGGTGGAGAAGTACGAGCCGCAG ATCAACACATGGACCCCAATCGCCAACATGCTGAGCCGCCGGAGCAGCGCCGGTGTGGCCGTGCTGGAAGGGATGCTCTACGTGGCCGGCGGCAACGACGGCACCAGCTGCCTTAACTCCGTGGAGCGCTACAACCCGAAAACCAACACCTGGGAGAGCGTGGCCCCCATGAACATTCGGAG GAGCACCCACGACCTGGTGGCCATGGACGGGTGGCTGTACGCGGTGGGCGGGAACGACGGGAGCTCCAGCCTCAACTCCATCGAGAAGTACAACCCCCGCACCAACAAGTGGGTGGCGGCCTCGTGCATGTTCACGCGGCGGAGCAGCGTGGGGGTGGCGGTGCTGGAACTGCTcaacttcccgcccccctcctcgcccaccCTCTCCGTGTCCTCGACGAGCCTTTGA